The region ccTGTAGATTGTCGATGTGATTAAGGATGATGACtacttgtctagcttgctagcaaagattttgaaagtatgatgttgacatgatcagtgcaatcaaagctacggtagatataacgtgatttgacataattttatctgtggccaatgaccttgagccttcttggattggcacttctaatgtaattctatggcagcacccaatggCCTTGAATMTTCGAGCTCTTCCCGTAGATTTTggggtgacgtagtgtcccaatgagtgacagaacactgagccaatcacagcgcaactagagaacattaccaacccctacgctccgtattttccactggctgcctcaccacagaaagcactgagctaggctgaaacaacaTTTGAGCTGCCtcactcaagaaagcaaaaaagagacaatGTTTGTATAATTAagtcaattatatattttttactttgtttgcaaactgatatgtgacaggtattaatgccaaaataacatgaaaaacaggcaacaacaaagcatgcatataaagtgcattcggaaagtattcagaccccttccctttttccacattttgttacgttgcagccttctaaaattgattaaataaatgtttttcctcatcaatctacacacaatacaaagtaaaaataggtttttagaaaatgttgcaaacttggcattctctcaacctgcttcatgaggtggaatgcacttcaattaacaggtgtgccttgttaaaagttaatttgtggaatttctttccttcctattgcgtttgagccaatcaattgtgttgtaacaaggtaggggtgatgaTAGScctatttggttaaagaccaagtccatattatggcaataacagctcaaataagcaaagagaaacaacagtccatcattactttaagacctgaaggtcagtcaatacggaaaatttcaataactttgaaaatttcttcaagtgcagtcgcaaaaaccatcaagcgctatgatgaaactggctctcatgaagaccaccacaggaaaggaagacccagagttacctctgctgcagacgataagttcattagacttaccagcctcagaaattgcagcctaaataaatgcttcacagagttcaagtaacagacacatctcaacatcaactgttcagaggagactgcgtgaatcaggccttcatggtcgaattgctgcaaKaaaacactactaaaggacactaataagaagaagagacttgcttgggccaagaaacacgagcaatggacattagaccggtggaaatctgtcctttggtctgatgagtccaaatttgagattgttggtacaaaccgccgtgtctttgtgagacacagagtaggtgaacggatgatctcctcatgtgtggttcccaccgtgaagcatggaggaggaggtgtgggggtgcttttctggtgacactgtcagtgatttatttagatttcaaggcacacttaaccagcatggctaccacagcattctgcagcgatacgccatcccatctggttggcgcttagtgggactatcatttgtttttcaacaggatgacccaacacacctccaggcattgggtccaaaatgacacaacacacctccaggctgtgtaagggctatttgaccaagaaggagagtgatggagtgctgcatcagatgacttggcctccacaatcacccgacctcaacccaattgagatggttttggatgagttggaccgtaaaTACACAAAAGTAGCCAACAaatactcagcatatgtgggaactccKAACgttgttggaaaataattcctggtgaagctggttgagagaatgccaagagtgtgcaaagctttcatcaaggcaaagggtgcttactttgaagaatctcaaatataatattattttgatttgttcaacactttttttggttactacatgattccatatgtgttatttcatagtgttgatgtcttcattattattctacaatgtataaaatagtaaaaataaagaaaaacccttgaatgagtaggtgtgtctaaacttttgactggtactgtaggttttcagaccccttgctatgagactggaaattgagctcaggtgcatccagtttttacatgttgatgtttctacaacttgattggagtccacctgtggcaaattcaaatgattggacatgatttagaagggcacacacctgtatatatagggtcccacagttgacagtgcatgtcaaagcaaaaaccaagccatggggtcgaaggaattgtccgtagagctccaagacaggattgtgtcgagtcacagatctggggaacggtaccaaaagatttctgcagcattcaaagtccccaagaacacagtggtctccatcattcttaaatggaagaagtttggaaccaccaagactcttcctagagctggccgccaggccaaactgagaaatcggcggagaagggccttggtcaggaaggtgaccaagaatccgatggtcactctgacagagctccatatttcctctgtggagatgggagaaacttccagaaggacaaccatttctgcagcactctaccaatcaggcctttatggtagagtgaccaMacggaagccactcctcagtaaggcacctaaaggattcagaccatgagaaacaagattctctggtctgacgtaacaagattgaaccctttggcctgaattccaagcgtcacgtctggaggaaacctggcaccatcagcggcagggactgggagactagtcagcatcgagtcaaagatgaacggagcaaagtacagagagatccttgatgacaacctgctccagagtgctcaggacctcacactggggcgaaggttcaccttccaacataacgaccctaagcagacagccaagtcAACCCAGGAGtggtttcaggacaagtctctgaatgtccttgagtggcccgtgcagagccctgacttgaacccgatcgaatatctctggagagacgtgaaaaagttgtgcagcaacactccccatccaacctgatagagcttgagaggatctgcagagaagaatgggagaaactcctcaaatacatgtgtgccaagcatatagcgtcataccctagaagactcggctgtaatcgctgccaaaggtgcttctacaaagtactacattaagggtctgaatacttacactaccYTTAAAAattttcacttagaaatgtccttgtttttgaacaaaaagtacattttttgtccattaaaataacatcaaattagtccgaaatacattgttaatgttgtaaatgactattgtagctggaaacggcagatttttttttttatatatatacataggcgtacagaggcccattatcagtatccatcactcctgtgttccaatggcttgtctgttagctaatccaagtgtatcattttaaaaggctaattgatcattagaaaacccttttgcaattgttagcacagctgaaaactgttgttctgattaaataaggaataaaactgtccttctttagactagttgagtatctggagcatcagcatttgtgggtacgattacagactcaaaatggccagaaacaaagaactttcttctgaaacttgtcagtttattcatgttctgagaaatgaaggctattccatgcgagaaattgccaagaaactgaagagctcgtacaacgatgtgtactactcccttcacagaacagcgctaaCTGGCTCtttccagaatagaaagaggagtgggaggccgctgtgcacaactgagcaagaggacaagtacattagagtgtctagtttgagaaacaaagtcctcaactggcagcttcattaaatagtacccgcaaaacaccagtctcaacgtcaacagtgaagaggcgactctgggatgctggccttctaggcagatttgcaaagaaaaagccatatctcagattaGCCAATAATaagtaaagattaagatgggcaaaagaacacagacactggacagaggaagatttgaaaaaagtgttatggacagatgaatctaagtttgaggtttttggatcacaaagaagaacattcatgagacgcataaaaaaaagaagagatgctggaggagtggttaacgccatctgtcaagcatggtggagtcaatgtgatggtctgggggagCTTTGATGGtagtaaagtgggagatttgtacagggtaaaatggatcttgaagaaggaaggctatcactccattttgcaatgccatgccctgtggacggtgcttaattggagccaattttctcctacaacaggacaatgacccaaagcacagctctaaactatgcaagaactatttagggaagaagcagtcagctggtattctgtctataatggagtggccagcacagtcaccggatctcaaccctattgagctgttgtgggagcagcttgactgtatggtatgtaagaagtgcccatcaagccaatccaatttgtgggaggtgattcaggaagcatggggtatCCACTTCAGATCACCTCAACAAATttacaactagaatgccaaaYGTCTGCAAGGCTGTAGTTgatgcaaatggaggattctttgacgacaCAATTATTAGttcattaaaaatcattatttataaccttgtcaacgttttgactatatttcctattcattttgcaactcatttcatgttttcatggaaaacaaggacatttctaagcctgtctcttatacacatctagatgtgtataagagacagagattgaggaggggggggaaaacgattcaatcaattttagaataaggctgtaacataacaaaatgtggaaaaagtcaagcggccTGAATACctttcgaatgcactgtgtatgtgtgtgtgtgtgtgtgtgtgtgtgtgtgtgtgtgtgtgtgtgtgtgtgtgtgtgtgtgtgtgtgtgtgtgtgtgtgtgtgtgtgtgtgtgtgtgtgtgtgtgtgtgtgtgtgtgtgtgtgtgtgtgtgtgtgtgtgtgtgtgtatatgatacagtaacacattttcattatgtCCTCATATCaaatggaaatgttttaataccTGAGCTCCTGCTTTTAGCTGTAACTTGTTATGTTGGCATTGGCTTTACGCCCTGGGGTGTTGGGGTCTGAGCCCATCTACAGCAGGGTCTGGGTTATGACCTCACTCCCATTCTGGCCAGCCAGGTGTTGGGCTGAGGAGAGGTTGGGAGGGTAGCACCCACACTGGACTGTTTGGCAGCTAGCACTCTGAAAAATGTAACACAACAAGGAACAAACACCATAAAAATGACTTCTAAAAAGCATCACATTTACAGTTCTCAACATTGCATATATTGTCAGTTACCTGAATGTCTCTGTGTCCCAGGTCAGCTGACATCAGCAGAGGAGTGTGCACACATGTTGACATCTTCCCCactgtccaccagagcagttaCAACCCCATCCAGGTTCTTCCTCAcagcagagaacagagcagaaaccAGGGTGTACACACTCAGAGCACCTTGAGCATGCCCTGTTGTTTATAACATCAGTATCAGAAGTTCAGTTCTGTTTGGATAAGCCTAATGTGTTTTAATGGGTTCACTTTAGAACCAAAACATAACACAGTAGTAAACTTTACATGCCAAGCACCAGTCAGAGCATAGACCCATGATTGAGCTTGACTGCTGTGTCTATGATCGTGTGGTCGACTGTGGCTCTTGCCTTCAGGGTGACGGTTGTGTTTCTCTCAAATCCTCGGCTGACCACATGGAACAGGGCATTCTCTTATGGTTATCCACAGGGGCCCCACTCTGGAGGAGTACCTCAACCATCTTTGAGTCATCTTCCCTGGCTGCAAGGTGGAGGAATGACCCTTGAGTCTGGGTCAGATTTTTTGAGCTCTTGctggttccttctctctcttcctccactaaGGCTCTGATTATACTAAGGTGGTCATTCTTGGCAGCCAGGTGGAGGGCGGTCATGGAATGTTTAWCCAGGGTGTAGATGGGGGCCCCAGCCTTGATTAGGGCCCTGGCTACCTCGGCCCCTGAAGGCTGCCTTGTGCAGGGGTGTCCAACCCTCGCCGTCCCTCACGTCCAGCATGGCCCCTCGGCGGAAGAGGAGCTTGATGATTGATAGCTGCCCGTGTTTGGTAGCAACTTGTAACAGTGTCCCATTGGCTAAATGTATGGCATTGACGTTGGTGYTGTTTAAAAGGTCCTCCAATAG is a window of Salvelinus sp. IW2-2015 linkage group LG13, ASM291031v2, whole genome shotgun sequence DNA encoding:
- the caiap gene encoding LOW QUALITY PROTEIN: CARD- and ANK-domain containing inflammasome adapter protein (The sequence of the model RefSeq protein was modified relative to this genomic sequence to represent the inferred CDS: inserted 2 bases in 1 codon; substituted 2 bases at 2 genomic stop codons) is translated as MVHPCIHSSAYELESSYISPGPSKTEAGTALLLFNFFHPRLMLTEPVLYQRMKYYMGGMNDRVRATWRPLIGXLLERDKQXLDKSIQDTVTQSIPQAMSTKDSKRLKIRKEEKLPSSDGIIFEATATGKLLLLEDLLNXTNVNAIHLANGTLLQVATKHGQLSIIKLLFRRGAMLDVRDGEGWTPLHKAAFRGXEVARALIKAGAPIYTLXKHSMTALHLAAKNDHLSIIRALVEEEREGTSKSSKNLTQTQGSFLHLAAREDDSKMVEVLLQSGAPVDNHKRMPCSMWSAEDLRETQPSP